One stretch of Castor canadensis chromosome 12, mCasCan1.hap1v2, whole genome shotgun sequence DNA includes these proteins:
- the Pole4 gene encoding DNA polymerase epsilon subunit 4 isoform X2 has product MAAAAAAESGTPREEDGLGGEAATPQPQAPTNAPGARLSRLPLARVKALVKADPDVTLAGQEAIFILARAAVRRERKGTVCGDHCKRRLLLCSARKEENPPEERFG; this is encoded by the exons atggcggcggcggcggcggctgaaAGTGGGACGCCCCGGGAGGAGGATGGGCTCGGAGGGGAAGCAGCGACCCCACAGCCCCAAGCCCCGACGAATGCGCCCGGGGCTCGTCTCTCGAGGCTGCCTCTGGCGCGAGTGAAGGCCTTAGTGAAGGCAGATCCCGACGTGACGCTAGCGGGACAGGAAGCCATCTTCATTCTAGCGCGAGCTGCGGTGCGGAGGGAACGCAAGG GAACTGTTTGTGGAGACCATTGCAAAAGACGCCTACTGCTGTGCTCAGCAAGGAAAGAGGAAAACCCTCCAGAGGAGAGATTTGG ATAA
- the Pole4 gene encoding DNA polymerase epsilon subunit 4 isoform X1 encodes MAAAAAAESGTPREEDGLGGEAATPQPQAPTNAPGARLSRLPLARVKALVKADPDVTLAGQEAIFILARAAELFVETIAKDAYCCAQQGKRKTLQRRDLDNAIEAVDEFAFLEGTLD; translated from the exons atggcggcggcggcggcggctgaaAGTGGGACGCCCCGGGAGGAGGATGGGCTCGGAGGGGAAGCAGCGACCCCACAGCCCCAAGCCCCGACGAATGCGCCCGGGGCTCGTCTCTCGAGGCTGCCTCTGGCGCGAGTGAAGGCCTTAGTGAAGGCAGATCCCGACGTGACGCTAGCGGGACAGGAAGCCATCTTCATTCTAGCGCGAGCTGCG GAACTGTTTGTGGAGACCATTGCAAAAGACGCCTACTGCTGTGCTCAGCAAGGAAAGAGGAAAACCCTCCAGAGGAGAGATTTGG ATAATGCAATAGAAGCTGTGGATGAATTTGCTTTTCTGGAAG GTACTTTGGATTGA